A genomic window from Triticum urartu cultivar G1812 chromosome 7, Tu2.1, whole genome shotgun sequence includes:
- the LOC125524451 gene encoding uncharacterized protein LOC125524451 has protein sequence MLVFAFAGCHDRFPLREEFADSLEHPDPVPLAVLRTGEASAVVLEESNAGSNKGNKLGVAGRRSRRAACAGGVRHARSSQSSDRFNPKAPDWTKRLRLRSAPPDRMPCPSRMSAQEVSIRKYAEEPTQSVITPELGISFDSLGDGYDFYTLYS, from the exons ATGCTGGTCTTTGCTTTTGCTGGATGCCATGACAG GTTCCCACTCCGGGAGGAGTTCGCCGACAGCCTAGAACACCCAGATCCGGTCCCTCTCGCTGTGCTGCGGACGGGAGAAGCCAGCGCTGTTGTGCTGGAGGAGTCAAACGCAGGATCTAATAAGGGCAACAAGTTGGGTGTCGCCGGCCGGAGGAGTCGCAGGGCGGCATGCGCCGGTGGCGTGAGGCATGCTCGGTCTTCCCAGTCGTCCGACAGGTTCAACCCCAAGGCGCCCGATTGGACAAAAAG GTTGCGTCTCCGCAGTGCACCACCCGACAGGATGCCGTGCCCCTCTAGGATGAGTGCACAAGAGGTGTCGATTCGCAAATACGCGGAGGAGCCAACACAAAGTGTTATTACACCAGAACTAGGAATTAGTTTCGACTCACTTGGCGATGGATATGATTTCTACACCTTGTATTCGTGA